One Oncorhynchus kisutch isolate 150728-3 linkage group LG11, Okis_V2, whole genome shotgun sequence genomic region harbors:
- the LOC109898909 gene encoding protein scribble homolog, producing MPRRFRHDRGDVQEDRKLQRCRAQQAGPSPQSPPHSTEKFASSGKQVQAGAADRTSSHDSVISKVPLRLQIKVCGQRGSLGISIAGGKGSLPYKERDEGIFISRVSKGGPSEKAGVHIGDRVLEVNGLDMQQVSHHEAVTVLRNAGSCIKMKVMRERTIPRLHACRAQQESTVAVTAETDILMSWQLVDLEDGRQQPKAKQPGSEPSVDCDLTKRIAAGICNGNGGSDLQSDLNWSFLKREPEVSFKSNALQVVKNTMTIPRIILTHPSTSDEDVEPLTQDPSSEPLEDFEDPDSHIHSECFNSAFYPP from the exons ATGCCCAGGAGGTTCAGGCATGACAGAGGAGACGTCCAGGAGGACAGGAAACTGCAGCGATGCAGAGCTCAGCAAGCAGGGCCCAGTCCCCAGTCCCCCCCACATAGCACTGAAAAGTTTGCTAGCTCCGGGAAACAGGTCCAAGCTGGGGCTGCCGACAGGACCTCGTCACACGACTCGGTCATCTCCAAAGTGCCGTTAAGA CTACAGATCAAAGTTTGCGGCCAGAGGGGCAGTCTGGGAATCAGCATTGCAGGAGGGAAGGGCTCTCTGCCTTACAAGGAGCGTGATGAG GGCATCTTTATTTCCAGAGTGTCGAAAGGAGGGCCATCAGAAAAGGCGGGGGTCCACATTGGAGACAGAGTACTGGAG GTCAATGGCCTGGACAtgcagcaggtcagccaccatgAGGCTGTCACTGTCCTGAGGAATGCCGGGAGCTGCATCAAGATGAAAGTCATGAGGGAGAGGACTATCCCGCGCCTCCATGCCTGCCGGGCCCAGCAGGAAAGTACTGTTGCCGTTACCGCGGAGACGGACATTCTCATGAGCTGGCAGCTTGTTGACCTGGAGGATGGACGCCAGCAACCCAAGGCCAAGCAGCCAGGTTCGGAGCCCTCTGTGGATTGTGACCTGACCAAGAGGATTGCGGCTGGAATCTGTAACGGCAATGGAGGG TCTGATCTGCAGAGCGATCTTAATTGGTCCTTCTTAAAACGAGAACCGGAGGTCTCGTTTAAAAGCAATGCACTTCAAGTGGTGAAAAATACCATGACG ATACCTCGGATTATCCTcacccacccctccacctcagacGAGGATGTAGAGCCCTTGACACAGGACCCTAGCAGTGAGCCATTAGAGGACTTTGAAGATCCTGACAGCCACATCCACTCTGAGTGCTTTAACAGTGCGTTCTATCCCCCCTGA